A genomic window from Palaemon carinicauda isolate YSFRI2023 unplaced genomic scaffold, ASM3689809v2 scaffold149, whole genome shotgun sequence includes:
- the LOC137635614 gene encoding FIGNL1-interacting regulator of recombination and mitosis-like isoform X2, whose translation MGSQRSQDDDANLHELLNEAVQWTDEEMRAKLPTILPVLTNYLRRSPDACEGIQVTRFALGAFLSHLEVGAEAFKLFKYTSPALKTFFATSLGKCAVDDETDADAVNQLLQQCILIIECCLITVQFLCQADRVCVESTEDVPRAVLHIMNASLQHCTTSKETYADCFEAVKDSLTELCRQTVDLSLHFANLTPKITFDTFSDDDVDVLVYICEHLCTTASHLSQLSDLRAFVAVWRAYASLVSQHHSCLTTTLDTSVPLKALVKEIGNGFEMLKALPFEDKEAANKTQKIMQRTIKTINFCLKIVVAICEKYRGYLRGGHCSIASLLLLLFRYSPGNVILKNFPNELKKEIETQLTIGIEPLLLHLREDEDFVKVLFEDKKELTDEIIKDWSSYLLLLVAVALPPSATVLIHLKKFLSAVFSTMQKSHVSLSLPCTMDGVTCKGKQQSKVSLYEHVLTRMCVLVAGLDGSRFRVLEEVLLEWLLSGQTWPALLAADVWCFVSRYGTSNLCWDYCMLLLDILPKNGIHSHQRLIVSSLLSRLIPKLTAEDKDRFVSVLKERRLNPGSGTSLLLSVLQFDGAIETREIKCSVLKSAAKNISSVVARKATGDVVFSLREDLEAISLSTFSPSSNADVLEKAAEKEFAEKLAQLWKRMPEKLIGSTAMDEMLSYMVYSSILVLGHFSNTQLFQILSLCRRSTSHGTPAVCLAISSLIGALGHISVSSSPEKEDILSLIARCLSALLKSSSSLILQSALEAFVTFGKHTVHEKVLPMTIEECDEDLQMRVTNHLKQEPLPPPAGHTRLSLIQMQMQDGDTRDEKYPYISISSVVGDIAKAADSPLSSQASNQDDRGTKRKRSAGSPTSDAENVSSLIAKLQESQRLLVGLNAGSGLVHEDRRKIQKCLQDMLQLMGK comes from the exons AATTACCTCAGAAGATCCCCCGACGCTTGCGAAGGCATCCAGGTGACGAGGTTTGCCCTCGGCGCCTTTTTGTCTCACCTAGAGGTTGGTGCCGAGGCCTTCAAGCTCTTCAAGTACACCTCCCCGGCGCTCAAGACTTTCTTTGCAACGTCCTTAGGGAAGTGCGCAGTAGACGATGAAACTGATGCTGACGCTGTTAATCAGCTTCTGCAG CAATGTATTCTGATAATTGAATGTTGCCTTATAACCGTGCAATTTTTGTGTCAAGCTGACCGCGTGTGCGTCGAAAGCACGGAGGATGTTCCCCGGGCTGTTCTTCACATAATGAATGCCTCTCTCCAACACTGTACCACCAG CAAAGAAACCTACGCTGATTGTTTCGAGGCCGTCAAGGATTCCCTGACCGAGCTGTGTCGTCAGACGGTGGATCTCAGCTTGCATTTCGCAAACCTCACGCCCAAGATTACTTTTGATACGTTCAGTGATGACGATGTTGATGTCTTAGTTTATA TTTGTGAACATCTGTGCACGACAGCCTCCCACCTGTCGCAGCTGTCGGATTTGAGAGCGTTCGTGGCTGTGTGGCGAGCGTACGCAAGTCTCGTCAGTCAGCATCACAGCTGCTTGACCACCACCTTGGATACCTCAGTTCCGCTGAAGGCCCTGGTTAAAGAAATAGGCAACGGCTTTGAAATGCTTAAGGCTCTCCCATTCGAAGACAAGGAAGCG gccAATAAAACTCAGAAGATAATGCAACGCACCATAAAGACGATAAACTTCTGCTTGAAGATAGTGGTGGCTATTTGCGAAAAGTATCGAGGGTACTTGCGAGGTGGTCACTGCAGCATTGCTTCCCTACTTTTATTGCTCTTTAG GTACTCACCAGGTAATGTCATCCTGAAGAATTTTCCCAATGAATTGAAGAAGGAAATAGAGACTCAGCTGACGATTGGTATTGAACCGCTGTTGCTGCATCTACGAGAAGATGAGGATTTTGTCAAG GTACTTTTTGAAGACAAGAAAGAATTAACGGATGAGATAATAAAAGACTGGAGCAGTTATTTACTGCTTTTGGTAGCTGTAGCCCTTCCACCCTCAGCAACGGTCCTTATTCATCTGAAGAAGTTTCTTTCTGCAGTATTCTCAACGATGCAGAAAA GTCACGTGTCTCTGTCGTTACCTTGTACGATGGACGGCGTGACGTGCAAGGGAAAACAGCAGAGCAAGGTGTCCTTGTATGAGCACGTGTTGACTCGAATGTGCGTCCTCGTGGCAGGTCTTGACGGCAGCCGCTTCAGAGTCTTGGAAGAAGTTCTCTTGGAATGGCTGTTGAGTGGCCAGACGTGGCCAGCTCTCCTTGCTGCTGATGTGTGGTGCTTTGTTTCGAG GTATGGAACCAGCAACCTATGCTGGGATTACTGTATGTTGCTGTTGGATATTCTACCCAAAAATGGCATTCATTCTCACCAGCGCCTGATAGTATCATCTCTCCTGAGTCGCTTGATCCCCAAGTTGACGGCGGAAGACAAGGATAGATTCGTTTCTGTTTTGAAGGAAAGAA GGCTAAACCCAGGCTCGGGTACATCTCTCTTGCTGAGTGTCTTACAGTTCGATGGAGCGATTGAGACGAGGGAAATTAAGTGCAGCGTCCTGAAATCCGCAGCAAAAAACATTTCATCCGTAGTGGCACGAAAGGCGACAGGAGATGTGGTTTTCAGCCTG AGAGAAGACTTAGAGGCTATATCCCTATCTACATTTTCACCTTCTAGTAATGCAGATGTCTTGGAAAAAGCAGCTGAAAAAGAGTTTGCAGAAAAATTGGCTCAGCTTTGGAAAAG GATGCCTGAGAAATTAATTGGCTCGACTGCCATGGATGAGATGTTGTCTTACATGGTCTACTCGTCCATCTTAGTACTCGGGCACTTTTCAAACACCCAGCTCTTCCAG ATCTTGTCGCTTTGTAGAAGAAGTACATCTCACGGTACCCCAGCTGTGTGTCTAGCTATATCCAGTCTAATTGGAGCTTTGGGCCACATCTCGGTCTCCTCGTCACCAGAGAAAGAGGACATTCTTAGTCTGATAGCTA GGTGCTTGTCAGCATTGCTGAAAAGCTCAAGTTCGTTGATTCTTCAGAGTGCTCTCGAGGCATTTGTCACTTTCGGGAAGCATACTGTTCATGAAAAG GTGCTGCCAATGACTATAGAAGAATGTGATGAGGACTTACAAATGAGAGTAACCAATCACTTGAAGCAAGAACCGCTTCCACCACCGGCTGGACATACCAGACTCTCTCTCATACAAATGCAAATGCAGGATGGAGATACTAGAGATGAGAAATATCCATATATTAGTATCAGTAGTGTTGTTGGGGATATCGCTAAGGCTGCAGACTCACCGTTATCATCCCAAGCAAGTAACCAAGATGACCGAGGGACGAAGAGGAAGAGATCGGCTGGATCGCCAACTTCTGATGCAGAGAACGTATCCTCTCTGATCGCGAAGCTCCAAGAAAGTCAGAGATTGCTCGTCGGTTTGAACGCCGGAAGTGGTCTCGTGCACGAGGACAGAAGAAAGATTCAAAAGTGCCTTCAAGATATGCTACAATTAATGGGGAAGTAA
- the LOC137635614 gene encoding FIGNL1-interacting regulator of recombination and mitosis-like isoform X1 — translation MNASLQHCTTSKETYADCFEAVKDSLTELCRQTVDLSLHFANLTPKITFDTFSDDDVDVLVYICEHLCTTASHLSQLSDLRAFVAVWRAYASLVSQHHSCLTTTLDTSVPLKALVKEIGNGFEMLKALPFEDKEAANKTQKIMQRTIKTINFCLKIVVAICEKYRGYLRGGHCSIASLLLLLFRYSPGNVILKNFPNELKKEIETQLTIGIEPLLLHLREDEDFVKVLFEDKKELTDEIIKDWSSYLLLLVAVALPPSATVLIHLKKFLSAVFSTMQKSHVSLSLPCTMDGVTCKGKQQSKVSLYEHVLTRMCVLVAGLDGSRFRVLEEVLLEWLLSGQTWPALLAADVWCFVSRYGTSNLCWDYCMLLLDILPKNGIHSHQRLIVSSLLSRLIPKLTAEDKDRFVSVLKERRLNPGSGTSLLLSVLQFDGAIETREIKCSVLKSAAKNISSVVARKATGDVVFSLREDLEAISLSTFSPSSNADVLEKAAEKEFAEKLAQLWKRMPEKLIGSTAMDEMLSYMVYSSILVLGHFSNTQLFQILSLCRRSTSHGTPAVCLAISSLIGALGHISVSSSPEKEDILSLIARCLSALLKSSSSLILQSALEAFVTFGKHTVHEKVLPMTIEECDEDLQMRVTNHLKQEPLPPPAGHTRLSLIQMQMQDGDTRDEKYPYISISSVVGDIAKAADSPLSSQASNQDDRGTKRKRSAGSPTSDAENVSSLIAKLQESQRLLVGLNAGSGLVHEDRRKIQKCLQDMLQLMGK, via the exons ATGAATGCCTCTCTCCAACACTGTACCACCAG CAAAGAAACCTACGCTGATTGTTTCGAGGCCGTCAAGGATTCCCTGACCGAGCTGTGTCGTCAGACGGTGGATCTCAGCTTGCATTTCGCAAACCTCACGCCCAAGATTACTTTTGATACGTTCAGTGATGACGATGTTGATGTCTTAGTTTATA TTTGTGAACATCTGTGCACGACAGCCTCCCACCTGTCGCAGCTGTCGGATTTGAGAGCGTTCGTGGCTGTGTGGCGAGCGTACGCAAGTCTCGTCAGTCAGCATCACAGCTGCTTGACCACCACCTTGGATACCTCAGTTCCGCTGAAGGCCCTGGTTAAAGAAATAGGCAACGGCTTTGAAATGCTTAAGGCTCTCCCATTCGAAGACAAGGAAGCG gccAATAAAACTCAGAAGATAATGCAACGCACCATAAAGACGATAAACTTCTGCTTGAAGATAGTGGTGGCTATTTGCGAAAAGTATCGAGGGTACTTGCGAGGTGGTCACTGCAGCATTGCTTCCCTACTTTTATTGCTCTTTAG GTACTCACCAGGTAATGTCATCCTGAAGAATTTTCCCAATGAATTGAAGAAGGAAATAGAGACTCAGCTGACGATTGGTATTGAACCGCTGTTGCTGCATCTACGAGAAGATGAGGATTTTGTCAAG GTACTTTTTGAAGACAAGAAAGAATTAACGGATGAGATAATAAAAGACTGGAGCAGTTATTTACTGCTTTTGGTAGCTGTAGCCCTTCCACCCTCAGCAACGGTCCTTATTCATCTGAAGAAGTTTCTTTCTGCAGTATTCTCAACGATGCAGAAAA GTCACGTGTCTCTGTCGTTACCTTGTACGATGGACGGCGTGACGTGCAAGGGAAAACAGCAGAGCAAGGTGTCCTTGTATGAGCACGTGTTGACTCGAATGTGCGTCCTCGTGGCAGGTCTTGACGGCAGCCGCTTCAGAGTCTTGGAAGAAGTTCTCTTGGAATGGCTGTTGAGTGGCCAGACGTGGCCAGCTCTCCTTGCTGCTGATGTGTGGTGCTTTGTTTCGAG GTATGGAACCAGCAACCTATGCTGGGATTACTGTATGTTGCTGTTGGATATTCTACCCAAAAATGGCATTCATTCTCACCAGCGCCTGATAGTATCATCTCTCCTGAGTCGCTTGATCCCCAAGTTGACGGCGGAAGACAAGGATAGATTCGTTTCTGTTTTGAAGGAAAGAA GGCTAAACCCAGGCTCGGGTACATCTCTCTTGCTGAGTGTCTTACAGTTCGATGGAGCGATTGAGACGAGGGAAATTAAGTGCAGCGTCCTGAAATCCGCAGCAAAAAACATTTCATCCGTAGTGGCACGAAAGGCGACAGGAGATGTGGTTTTCAGCCTG AGAGAAGACTTAGAGGCTATATCCCTATCTACATTTTCACCTTCTAGTAATGCAGATGTCTTGGAAAAAGCAGCTGAAAAAGAGTTTGCAGAAAAATTGGCTCAGCTTTGGAAAAG GATGCCTGAGAAATTAATTGGCTCGACTGCCATGGATGAGATGTTGTCTTACATGGTCTACTCGTCCATCTTAGTACTCGGGCACTTTTCAAACACCCAGCTCTTCCAG ATCTTGTCGCTTTGTAGAAGAAGTACATCTCACGGTACCCCAGCTGTGTGTCTAGCTATATCCAGTCTAATTGGAGCTTTGGGCCACATCTCGGTCTCCTCGTCACCAGAGAAAGAGGACATTCTTAGTCTGATAGCTA GGTGCTTGTCAGCATTGCTGAAAAGCTCAAGTTCGTTGATTCTTCAGAGTGCTCTCGAGGCATTTGTCACTTTCGGGAAGCATACTGTTCATGAAAAG GTGCTGCCAATGACTATAGAAGAATGTGATGAGGACTTACAAATGAGAGTAACCAATCACTTGAAGCAAGAACCGCTTCCACCACCGGCTGGACATACCAGACTCTCTCTCATACAAATGCAAATGCAGGATGGAGATACTAGAGATGAGAAATATCCATATATTAGTATCAGTAGTGTTGTTGGGGATATCGCTAAGGCTGCAGACTCACCGTTATCATCCCAAGCAAGTAACCAAGATGACCGAGGGACGAAGAGGAAGAGATCGGCTGGATCGCCAACTTCTGATGCAGAGAACGTATCCTCTCTGATCGCGAAGCTCCAAGAAAGTCAGAGATTGCTCGTCGGTTTGAACGCCGGAAGTGGTCTCGTGCACGAGGACAGAAGAAAGATTCAAAAGTGCCTTCAAGATATGCTACAATTAATGGGGAAGTAA